One Lacunisphaera limnophila DNA window includes the following coding sequences:
- a CDS encoding NADH-quinone oxidoreductase subunit N has product MSTELLKAVADSNQWWALGPEMILACAALGLLVLELITPKEHHGVIPRFAILSLAMVLVTVLFNFDHTWGGNLLFGGLIQLSLPGQIARVFFLLSSLLVCFLGTICLPRTRMPRVEFYHIVLVVTAALMLLAQSNHFAMFFVALETVTIGFYILVSYFRDNALTLEAGLKYLVLGALSSAIMLFGIVLLYGAVGRVEIDGIVHTGFEFPIVAEFLRNNPDNFLAIAGTLLVLSGVAFKIGAFPFQIWIPDVYQGAPTPVTAFLAVSSKAAGFAVLMTLVLTVFHPLIDVLVPVLSLLAAATILFGNLSALSQRNTKRLMGLSGVSHAGYLLIGVVAALTVPWAASAVWFYLFTYLFASMAVFGVMAHLAGADDTVQELDHYEKLAKERPFLGAVLAVGVGSLAGIPPLAGFMGKLLIFVAAFQAHLYGLLAVAVVGVVLSIFYYFGWIKAAYFETWSPNPAAADAPKATVTTPTFIGHAVLTALALATVLLGFYQEPLTRWLMP; this is encoded by the coding sequence ATGTCCACGGAACTTCTCAAGGCAGTCGCTGATTCGAACCAATGGTGGGCCCTCGGGCCGGAAATGATCCTGGCCTGCGCCGCCCTCGGCCTGCTGGTGCTGGAACTCATCACCCCGAAAGAACACCACGGGGTCATCCCGCGCTTTGCCATCCTGTCGCTGGCCATGGTCCTGGTGACCGTGCTCTTCAATTTTGACCACACTTGGGGCGGGAACCTGCTCTTCGGCGGTTTGATCCAGCTCAGCCTGCCGGGCCAGATTGCCCGCGTGTTCTTCCTCCTCTCGTCCCTGCTCGTGTGTTTCCTTGGCACGATCTGCCTGCCGCGCACCCGGATGCCGCGCGTCGAGTTCTACCACATCGTGCTGGTGGTCACCGCCGCGCTCATGCTCCTCGCGCAGAGCAACCACTTCGCGATGTTCTTTGTCGCGCTGGAGACGGTCACGATTGGGTTCTACATCCTCGTCAGCTATTTCCGCGACAACGCCCTCACCCTGGAGGCCGGCCTCAAGTACCTCGTCCTCGGCGCCCTCAGCTCGGCGATCATGCTCTTCGGCATTGTGCTGCTGTACGGCGCGGTGGGCCGCGTGGAGATCGATGGGATCGTGCACACCGGCTTTGAATTTCCGATTGTGGCGGAGTTCCTGCGCAACAATCCCGACAACTTCCTGGCCATCGCCGGCACGCTGCTCGTGCTGAGCGGCGTGGCGTTCAAGATTGGCGCATTCCCCTTCCAGATCTGGATCCCCGACGTCTACCAGGGTGCCCCGACGCCTGTGACCGCTTTCCTGGCCGTCTCGTCCAAGGCCGCCGGTTTCGCGGTGCTGATGACGCTGGTGCTGACCGTGTTTCATCCGCTGATCGACGTGCTCGTGCCGGTGCTCTCGCTGCTGGCCGCCGCCACGATCCTGTTCGGCAACCTCTCGGCCCTTTCCCAGCGCAACACCAAGCGCCTGATGGGCCTGTCGGGCGTGTCGCACGCCGGCTACCTGCTCATCGGCGTGGTGGCGGCGCTGACCGTGCCGTGGGCGGCCTCGGCCGTCTGGTTCTACCTCTTCACCTACCTCTTCGCCTCGATGGCGGTGTTTGGCGTGATGGCGCATCTGGCTGGCGCGGACGACACCGTGCAGGAACTTGACCACTACGAGAAGCTGGCCAAGGAGCGTCCCTTCCTTGGCGCCGTGCTCGCCGTGGGCGTCGGCTCGCTGGCTGGCATCCCGCCGCTGGCCGGCTTCATGGGCAAGCTGCTGATCTTCGTCGCCGCCTTCCAGGCGCACCTGTACGGCCTGCTGGCTGTGGCGGTGGTGGGCGTGGTGCTCTCGATCTTCTACTACTTCGGTTGGATCAAGGCGGCCTACTTCGAGACCTGGTCGCCCAATCCCGCGGCGGCCGATGCCCCCAAGGCGACGGTCACGACCCCCACCTTCATCGGCCATGCGGTGCTCACCGCCTTGGCGCTCGCGACCGTCCTTCTCGGCTTCTACCAGGAACCGCTGACCCGCTGGCTGATGCCGTAA
- a CDS encoding FAD-dependent thymidylate synthase, producing the protein MKVTGLALVPPPSAADLPKVTPELLASVLARYSRSNEGIHKILEKVDLANPDESIDRILKFVDYGHASIGGLTGGLAIALDDVSMWLAYKVFEIAQMADGQESSTRYITMAATNLPAPEEIGIPADLAPRWTALMARSFAAYNAEYARLDQAAQAEPGLVRLPPNAKPAVVTRLRKNYALDRARYFIPLATRTNVGLVQSSRMWATTVKHLDSLPMPEAQAAAKLIREELIKISPRLMRHSSAEKSYQAQAEQELAESLKLGLARLSTQPLADEVWVKVDRDTPPWLREEQSLAEALKHRANRYGYQGKATRRMRVTFAWNNMAIAELRDLNRHRTGHRCTPLIQAGFYLPPEIAHAGHAALLDEQAALTRELMQRGSPAYVYSLLLGAQTPFEHSTQADKFIYEAELRTGMGAHYRYAEHLSAALREFNRQVPEARDWVIEGTAEPE; encoded by the coding sequence ATGAAGGTCACCGGTCTCGCCCTCGTTCCGCCCCCCTCCGCCGCCGACCTGCCTAAGGTCACACCCGAGTTGCTGGCTTCCGTCCTGGCCCGTTATTCGCGCAGCAACGAAGGCATCCACAAGATCCTCGAGAAGGTGGACCTGGCGAATCCCGACGAGTCCATCGACCGCATCCTGAAGTTTGTGGATTACGGCCACGCCTCGATCGGCGGCCTGACGGGCGGTCTGGCGATCGCCCTGGACGACGTCTCGATGTGGCTCGCTTACAAGGTATTTGAAATCGCGCAGATGGCGGACGGGCAGGAGTCGAGCACGCGCTACATCACGATGGCGGCGACGAACCTGCCGGCCCCGGAGGAGATCGGCATTCCCGCCGACCTCGCCCCGCGCTGGACCGCGCTGATGGCCCGGTCTTTCGCCGCCTACAACGCCGAGTATGCACGCCTCGACCAGGCGGCGCAGGCGGAGCCCGGCCTCGTGCGCCTGCCGCCCAACGCCAAACCCGCGGTGGTCACGCGGCTGCGCAAAAACTACGCGCTGGACCGCGCGCGCTATTTCATCCCGCTGGCCACCCGCACCAACGTGGGCCTCGTCCAGAGCTCGCGCATGTGGGCCACGACCGTGAAGCATCTGGATTCCCTTCCGATGCCCGAGGCGCAGGCGGCGGCGAAACTCATCCGCGAAGAGCTGATCAAGATCTCACCGCGCCTTATGCGACACAGCAGCGCCGAAAAATCCTATCAGGCGCAGGCGGAACAGGAGCTGGCGGAGAGCCTGAAACTGGGCCTCGCGCGCCTTTCCACCCAGCCGCTCGCCGACGAGGTGTGGGTGAAGGTGGATCGTGACACCCCGCCGTGGTTGCGGGAGGAGCAGTCGCTGGCCGAGGCGCTCAAGCATCGCGCCAACCGTTATGGCTACCAGGGCAAGGCCACCCGGCGCATGCGCGTGACCTTTGCCTGGAACAACATGGCGATCGCGGAGCTCCGCGATCTGAACCGCCACCGCACCGGGCACCGTTGCACGCCCTTGATCCAAGCCGGTTTTTACCTGCCGCCGGAAATCGCCCATGCGGGACATGCGGCGCTGCTGGACGAACAGGCGGCGCTGACGCGCGAGCTCATGCAGCGCGGCTCGCCGGCCTACGTCTATTCCCTGCTCCTCGGGGCCCAGACGCCGTTCGAGCACAGCACGCAGGCCGACAAGTTTATTTACGAAGCCGAGCTGCGCACCGGTATGGGTGCGCACTACCGCTACGCCGAGCACCTGAGTGCGGCGCTCCGCGAGTTCAACCGCCAGGTGCCCGAGGCCAGGGATTGGGTCATAGAGGGCACCGCGGAGCCAGAATAG